The proteins below come from a single Thermodesulfobium sp. 4217-1 genomic window:
- a CDS encoding ATP-binding protein: MDFTFENFVEEFNNFVKISQNEINVSNYWFIEPIGGAILKALELENSNLNVRTNPSYLSSSYIKTLSSKYNIDKNYIPLEIVDFNNIRENGNKIVNLIIRNLHKEDKNDLSDYLIYMTGELLNNAVYHSLSDRTPVISGQYFSKKGKIQICIIDRGVGFLSNLRGKYNVFTESEAIIKALEKGVSSPPSKVNLYYSEINHAGYGLYTLRRIIEETNGRLIIISNNCAVKLGCNNIKILSEEVNWKGVIVVFELSESGMSDILKLYMLQYFLKAFVWNDDDDDKIF, translated from the coding sequence ATGGATTTTACTTTTGAAAATTTTGTTGAAGAATTCAATAATTTTGTAAAAATAAGTCAAAATGAGATTAATGTTTCAAACTACTGGTTTATTGAACCTATAGGTGGGGCAATATTGAAAGCTTTAGAACTAGAAAATTCTAATCTTAATGTACGTACAAATCCTTCATATTTATCATCTAGTTATATAAAAACTCTTTCTTCTAAATATAATATAGATAAAAATTATATTCCTTTAGAAATTGTAGACTTTAATAATATTAGAGAAAATGGCAATAAAATAGTTAATTTAATAATCCGTAACTTGCATAAAGAAGACAAAAATGATCTAAGTGATTATTTGATATATATGACTGGTGAACTTTTAAATAACGCTGTATATCATTCTTTAAGCGATAGAACACCTGTTATATCAGGACAGTATTTCTCAAAAAAGGGTAAAATTCAGATATGTATAATTGACAGAGGTGTAGGATTTTTATCTAATTTGAGAGGAAAATATAATGTCTTTACAGAGAGTGAAGCAATAATAAAAGCTTTAGAAAAAGGGGTTAGTTCTCCACCATCTAAAGTTAACCTTTATTATTCAGAAATAAATCATGCAGGTTATGGTTTGTATACTTTAAGAAGAATTATAGAAGAAACAAATGGCAGATTGATCATCATTTCTAACAATTGTGCAGTTAAATTAGGATGCAATAATATAAAAATATTATCTGAAGAGGTTAATTGGAAAGGCGTTATAGTTGTTTTTGAGCTTTCAGAAAGTGGTATGAGCGATATATTGAAACTTTATATGTTGCAATATTTCCTAAAGGCGTTTGTTTGGAATGATGATGATGATGATAAAATTTTCTGA
- a CDS encoding STAS-like domain-containing protein — protein sequence MEIVKLKSLFSDSDNLISRYDGLIVRKNIEKILENDNKVVIDFEGFVLITQSFGDEIIGVIVRNKGVEFVKNHIGLINTNGQIKDVLNFVVSYSKKMKTA from the coding sequence ATGGAAATTGTAAAATTAAAAAGTCTGTTCTCGGATTCTGATAATTTGATATCAAGATATGATGGATTAATTGTGAGAAAAAATATCGAAAAAATATTAGAAAATGATAATAAAGTTGTGATTGATTTTGAAGGGTTTGTCCTTATTACTCAGTCTTTTGGAGATGAGATAATAGGTGTAATAGTTCGCAATAAAGGTGTAGAATTTGTAAAAAATCATATAGGTTTAATTAATACAAATGGGCAAATAAAAGATGTTTTGAATTTTGTTGTAAGCTATAGCAAAAAGATGAAGACTGCTTAA
- the nifU gene encoding Fe-S cluster assembly scaffold protein NifU — protein MYSEKVMDHFRNPRNVGVISDADGIGEVGNPRCGDIMKVYIKVKDNIIEDVKYETYGCASAIASSSIASELIKGKTVEEAWEITNRAVAEALDGLPPMKMHCSVLAEEAIHKAINDYRKANNLDLWKERTHAEVIKDHQCNN, from the coding sequence ATGTACAGCGAGAAAGTAATGGATCATTTTAGAAACCCAAGAAATGTGGGCGTTATTTCTGACGCTGATGGAATAGGTGAAGTAGGCAATCCCAGATGCGGCGATATTATGAAGGTTTATATAAAAGTTAAGGATAATATTATTGAGGATGTAAAATATGAGACCTATGGCTGTGCATCTGCAATTGCATCATCTAGTATTGCAAGTGAGCTGATAAAAGGCAAGACGGTCGAAGAAGCGTGGGAGATAACAAATAGGGCTGTAGCAGAGGCATTGGATGGCTTACCTCCTATGAAAATGCATTGCAGCGTTTTGGCTGAAGAAGCAATACATAAAGCTATAAATGACTACAGAAAAGCCAATAATCTTGATCTGTGGAAAGAGAGGACGCATGCTGAGGTTATAAAGGATCATCAATGTAATAATTAA